In a single window of the Lacerta agilis isolate rLacAgi1 chromosome 15, rLacAgi1.pri, whole genome shotgun sequence genome:
- the LOC117060265 gene encoding melanin-concentrating hormone receptor 2-like yields MALLLDRVRDFSPGLNISPGLNPWILNHSQRDCELEPGCSEHTLAVGSSFPGPAVRFVLPTIYALICASGVLANGLVISVVLGCKQKVVSDIYILNLAVADLLFLLGMPFVIHQLLQEQGWVFGDFLCWAATTIDLSNQFSSVGIVTLLCVDRYVAVVYSSTIGQKRTLRCTTLINAGVWAGSLILATPAMLYARVHWDNKTEICLLDLPGPHSVYWYTLYQSLLAFLFPLVVITVLYSLTLQHLFRAMRRVRRNPSARSRKVTHMALTIMAAFFVCWTPYHVLQLVNLHATPSATLFYLYQATICLSYAHSCVSPILVIFCTEFFRERMTQSRYCRFFTRWRAVRESHSLSIPEMTATMYSPEASHAASPCIACPPFAVEMPLASVTETTRFNVVINGHEEPSGF; encoded by the exons ATGGCACTTTTGCTGGACAGAGTCCGCGACTTCTCTCCTGGCCTCAACATATCACCTGGTCTTAATCCATGGATACTAAACCACTCTCAAAGGGATTGTGAGCTGGAACCAGGCTGTAGCGAGCACACGCTGGCTgttggcagcagcttcccagggccAGCTGTCCGCTTTGTGCTGCCCACCATTTATGCCCTTATCTGTGCTTCCGGTGTTCTGGCCAATGGGCTGGTGATTTCGGTTGTGCTGGGCTGCAAGCAGAAGGTAGTGTCCGACATCTACATTTTGAACCTGGCGGTAGCTGACTTACTCTTCTTGCTTGGTATGCCGTTTGTCATCCACCAACTTCTGCAGGAGCAAGGCTGGGTTTTTGGAGACTTTCTGTGTTGGGCTGCGACCACCATCGACCTCAGCAACCAGTTCAGTAGCGTGGGCATTGTCACTCTGCTGTGTGTAGACAG GTACGTGGCAGTTGTGTACTCGTCCACCATCGGCCAGAAACGGACCCTGCGGTGCACAACTCTGATCAACGCTGGTGTGTGGGCTGGGAGCTTAATTCTGGCCACCCCTGCGATGCTCTATGCCCGGGTGCACTGGGACAACAAGACTGAGATCTGCCTCCTTGACTTACCAGGTCCCCACAGTGTATACTGGTATACCCTCTACCAGTCACTGCTGGCTTTCCTGTTCCCCTTGGTGGTGATCACTGTACTGTATTCATTGACTCTGCAGCACCTCTTCCGTGCCATGCGCCGGGTGCGTCGGAACCCATCCGCCCGCAGCCGGAAGGTGACCCACATGGCCCTCACGATCATGGCTGCCTTCTTTGTCTGCTGGACTCCGTATCATGTGCTGCAGTTGGTCAACCTCCATGCCACACCCTCTGCCACCCTTTTCTACCTGTACCAGGCTACCATTTGCCTCAGCTACGCCCACAGCTGTGTCAGCCCCATCCTTGTCATTTTCTGCACCGAGTTCTTCCGCGAGAGGATGACCCAGTCCAG GTATTGCAGATTCTTCACCAGGTGGAGGGCAGTACGAGAAAGCCATTCCTTATCTATACCAGAAATGACAGCTACAATGTACAGTCCAGAAGCAAGCCATGCTGCGTCTCCATGCATCGCCTGCCCTCCATTTGCAGTAGAGATGCCTTTGGCTTCTGTAACTGAGACCACCAGATTCAATGTAGTCATCAATGGACACGAGGAACCTAGTGGGTTTTGA